The nucleotide window GTGCAGACTGAAGCCCATCGAGGGCTCCGCCTACTGTCCCCTCCATATCCCCTACGACGAGGGCGAGAAGCTTTTGGGGAATGAAATAAAGAGGGTGAAGGAAGAGACCTTTCTCAAAAGGCTCAAGGCCGGCCAGACCTATTTTGAGGGAGTCTACCTTTACGATGTCAAAATAAGCGATTTCAAAGCCGAGAAGCCGATAGTCTTTAAAAACTCGCAGATCAGGACGGTGCTCTTCGACGGCCTTAACGTGCCGGGTGTGACCGTCTACAACTCCACCGTGGGCAGGCTGGTCGTCTTTGAGAGCAGGATGGGGACATTCACGGTTCACGGCTCCCGCGTTTTCGGCCTGAACCTGCTTCGCGTTAGCTTCTCTAACTCGGTCTACATCAGGAATTCGAGCGTTCGCTACGTCATGATAAACTCGACCGAGTACACCGGCAAAGGGGAGGAGGGGGAGAGGGAGTACGGAGAAAAAAGAACCGCCACGGGGAGGATAGAGCTGAGCGGCCTGAATGAAGTCCGCAGGATTGGAATAAACGTCCGTTATCCCCTTCTGCGGAAAATCCTTGAGGAGCATGGGGTAAAACCATCTGAATCGCGTGAGAGGGCCGTTAAGGCCACGGCCCTTGTTCTCCGGGACATAGACTTCGACCAGTCGGCGCGCTTCAAGAGACAGGTCAGGCTCAGCATAAGGCGGTTCCACGGCAACCTCGTCCTTGAGAACCTCAACGTCTTCGGCCACGCCGAGGTCCTGGGAAGCTGGCTCAGGAATCCCGAGTTCGTGCACACGAGGGTCATGGGCAACCTGATATTCCGGAAGGTGTCTTTCCACGGCGACTTCGCTTGGAACTCCACGGTTCTGCCCAACATCCCGGTGGAACTAAGCGTTGAAGGCTTCGTTGAAGTCGAGGACTGTAAGTTCAACAGCCACCGCGCGGCGGAGGTTCTCTACCGCCTGGCAAGAATAAGCTGGGAGCGGAACGGGGACTTCGAGAGGGCCGACCGCTACTACTACCTGGAGATGGTGGCCAAGAGGAACTCCCGGCTGAGCGGCAGGAGAAAGGGAGTCAAAAGGCTCTTCATGAGAATGGAGTCTGCCTTTGAGTGGCTCTTCGCGGATTTGACCTGCAAGTACGGTACCGACTGGAAGAGGCCGATACTGATATGGCTTGGGGCGGTGAACGTCTTCTTCCCGGTTCTCTTTTTCCTGACGAAAAGCGTTGAAGGCCTCTCTGGAAGTATGGGCTTCCTTGACTACGAGTACTTCAGCGTTGTTACCGCCACAACCCTTGGCTACGGCGACTACCATCCGATAGGCGTCGGCAGGGTTATAGCGTCGGTCGAGGCCCTCTTTGGCATGTTCATGTGGGCGGTGTTCCTGACGGTGTTCGCGAGGAAGTACATGAGGTGATACCATGAGGATAGGGCTCATAATCAACCCCATAGCGGGAATGGGGGGCAGAGTGGCGCTCAAAGGTACTGACGGTGTTGTTGAGGAGGCGATACAGAGGGGTGCAAAGCCCATCGCGGCTGACGTTGCGAGGCTTTTCCTCCACGAGCTGAACAACTACGCGGAGGGAAGGGGGGTCGAGTTTTTAACCGGCCCCGATGGTTTGGGGGAAGAGGTTCTGGCGGAGTTCGATTTCCCCTACGAGGTCATCAGACACAGGGATGTACGTTACCGCGAAGTCCTCGGCGTTAGGATTCCGGATACGGATAGCGAGGACACGAAGGAACTTGTGAAGAGAATGCTCGACCAGGTTGAGCTGATAGTCTTTGCCGGCGGCGACGGAACCGCGAGGGACGTTTTCAGCGTCGCCAGGAGGAAGGTTCCAATACTCGGCGTTCCGACGGGCGTTAAGATGTTTTCGGGGGTCTTTGCGGCATCCCCCGAGGACGCGGCAAGGCTCGTTGCTGAGTTCCTCAAAGGGAACGCCGAGCTGGTGGAGCGGGACGTCATGGACTTGGACGAGAACGCCTTCAGGCACGACGAGGTGAGGCCGAAGCACTACGGAAAGGCCCTAACCCCCTACGCCGAGCTCCTCCTTCAGGGTGCGAAGGAGCCCACGAAGACGGACGAGGCCGAGGATGTGGATGCCATAATAGAGGCCCTGGCCGAGGAGCTTGAGGATGGGATATATTTCCTCGGCGCTGGCTCGACCCTCAAGAAGCTCAAAGATCTGCTTGGGATAAACGGAACTCTCCTGGGCGTTGACATCGTCGAGATTAAGAACGGTGAGGCCAGGCTCCTCGTTAAAGACGCCGCGGAGAAAGACCTGCTGAGGTTCGCGGGGGAGAATACAAGGATAGTTGTAACCGTAATCGGGGGCCTTGGATTTCTCTTCGGTAGAGGAAACCAGCAGTTCTCGGCGGAAGTCCTTAGGAGGATTCCGAAGGAGAACATAATCGTCGTGGCGACGCCTTCCAAGCTCAGGAATGGCTTTGTCAGGGTTTACACAGGAAATAAGGAGGTTGATGACAAGTTACGTGGCTATATCCGAGTCCGCGTGGGCCCCTGGATGGAGCGTATGGTGAGGGTAATCTAAGCCAAACCAGAAGCCGTTTATAGGACCTTTCCCTATTTTCAGTCGGTGAACCGTATGAAGTACAGCCGTATAGCGGTTAGGCTCTTTGAGAGGGAGGGGGAGGACACGTTCTACGACCCCGTTTACCACGGCAGGACTCTCAAGGTTTTCGGAATGGACGAATGGCCGGGAAAGGCCCTTAAGTACCTGGTGGATAGATACCGGGAGATTGATTACGGGACAGTTATCTTCGACACTGAGGGGGACTTTCCGGAGGATGGGTTTGACACTATCATCCGGGTGAAGGACGGCGAGGGAACGGGCCTTGACCCGATAGCCCTTGCCAGGGAGGGCCTTTTGGACGGCTACACAGCTGCAACGATAGTCCAGACCGTCTATGGGTTGGACAGAACCCTGACGGAAAGGCTCTACGCTGACTTCCTTGCCGGGAAGGTGAGGAGCGTTCCAGAGGCCATGAAGTCGGACGGAAAATACGCCGAGGTTATAAGGGAAAGCTACACGCCCCTGGACGAGGCATTCTACTCTGGAAAGCTCCCTGAGTTCGGAAAGAACATCCTGGTGGAGCTGGGGGAGACCTACAGCATAACCCTTGCTGGAATAGCGTTTCTGGTTGTGAGCGCGGTGATTAGACACAGGAGGAACACCATGATAGGTGTCAACGATGCGGCCGTTTTGGCCTACACAACAGCCGGCGGTGCGGCAATACCGTTAATAACGAGGCCCATAAGGGCAAGGGTGACGGTTCTCGCAACTCAGTACGCGATAGACTCGATAATGAACCTGGCCGGCCCTACTCTTGTTCTCTACCATGACCCCGACACTCAGAGCGTTATCTACGAGACGAACGGAGTTCCACCCGGCCCGATGAGGAAGCACGTCCACAAGGGAGAGGCGGCCTTTATCTACCGCACTCCGGAGACGATAAACGTGGAATGGGGGGAGCTGCCCCGCTGATTTACCTTTTTCTTGAACGGCAGTCTTTCAAAGGGAAAAGAGGGAAATCACTTCAGGCTTCTCACCAGCTCCTCCATGACGCCGAGGAAAGTCTCGACCTCCTCAATGCTGTTGTAGACGTGGAACGAGGCCCTCACCGTGCCGTTTATTCCGAGCTTCTTCATCACCGGTAACGCGCAGTGATGGCCGGAACGGACCATTATATTGTTCTCGTCGAGTATTGCCGCAACGTCGTGCGGGTGAAGACCAGGAACGTTGAAGCTCACCACACCGGCGTGCTTCTTCAGGTTTCTTGGCCCGTACCAGGGGACGCCAAGCTCATCTAGACCTTCCGTTATCCTCTTGACCAGCTTGTGCTCCTGCCTCTCGATTCTGTCCAGCCCTATTCTCTCGATGTACCTTATTCCGGCGGCGAGGCCTATCGCACCGCCTATGTTTGGGGTCCCCGCCTCGAACCTCTCAGGTGGCTCTGTCAGCTTGTAAGAGTCAAGCTCAACGTCCTCTATAGTTCCACCGCCTATCAGCGGGGGCTCGAAGGTATCGAAGAACTCCTCGCTGATGTAGAGGACGCCTATTCCGGTCGGTCCCATCGGCCCCTTGTGGCCTGAAAGCCCGAGGAAGTCAGCGTTCATCTTTCTGACATCCACCTCCATATGTCCAGCACTCTGGGCGGCATCAACTACGAAGATGGCCCCCTCTTCCTTTGCCATCTTCCCGAGCTCCTCGACCTCATGGATAACGCCCAGGGCGTTGGAGACGTGCTGAACGGCGACGAGCTTTGCCCCCCTGATCTTCCTCTCAGCATCGCTCAAATCCAGGTTGCCCTCGTTGTCCCCCTCAATGAACTCCAGCTTAAGGCCGAGCTTTTTAGCCAACCTCTGCCAGGGGAGTAAATCCGAGTGGTGCTCGTAGGGAGTCGTCACTATCTTGTCTCCGGGCTTGAAGAGGTGCTCAAGGCCGAGGGCGACGAGGTTTAAACTCTCGCTCGTGTTCTTGGTGAAGACGATCTCTTCAAAGCGCGCGTTGAGAAAATCCGCAACGATTTTCCTGCTCTCCTCGTACCTGTGGGTCGCCATCTGGGAGAGCCTGTGTATTCCCCTGTGGACGTTGGCGCGGTATCTAAGATAGTACTCGTCCATCGCCTCTACAACCGGCCTCGGCGTGAGCGAAGTGGCCGTGTTGTCGAAGTATATGACTTCCCCTGTCAGCGGGATGTCCTTCCTAACATCCTCCGGAATCCTCATGAAACCACCTCCAGAACTCCAGCGCAGTCGTATATGATTCGAGCGAGCTCCTCACCTTTTTTTGGATCCTCGAGGAGCTTGATTATTATCTTGCCGCTCGGATAGACGCTCGTTTCGTAGCCCTCCATCTCGAGGATCAGCATCATCCCCGGCAGGAGCTTCTTCACGGTGTAACCCTTCTCCTTCAAGCACTGGGCTGTTCTGGTCAGATCGACCTTTACCTGGCGCTCCCAGGAGTAACCGCTTATGACGATGCCCTTCATCGTTACGCAGGGTTTTGCGATTATCATGTTCTCACCGGTTCGAAATTGGAAAAAGGGCCTTATACAACTTTCCCAAACCGAAGGTTAAGGACAAAAGTGGGAATCGGGAAAAGGGCTCAGCAGACCCTTGGAACAGGATCCCCAGCAGGAGGCTCCAAAAAGCGTTTTCCGCCTATGCCAGTCTTGACCAGAACCTTGCCCCTGTAGTCTCCTATGACCTCACCGATTATCGCCGCGTTCTTCCCCCTCTCTGTGCTCCTCATCGCCTCCAGCGCCTCTTCCGCGTGCTCTCTGGCAACAATAATCACGACCTTGCCCTCGTTGGCGACGTCGAAGGGGCTTATGCCCAGCATGTCGCTCGCTGCCCTGACTTCTGGCCTGACCGGCACATCGGCTTCCCTTATGAGTATTCCCACGTTGGCCTTCTTAGCCATCTCGTTGAGGGCGTTGCTTAAACCTCCCCTCGTGGGATCCTTCATCGCATGGATGTTCTCCCACCCAATGGCTTTGGCAACTGCCTCAACCACCTCCCAGATTGGAGCCACGTCGCTTTCCAGCTGTGTCTCGAAGGCTATCCCCTCCCTGTGGCTCATCAAGGCGATGCCATGGTCGCCTACCGTTCCACTGATTAAAACCAAGTCGCCGACTTTTGCCCCGGCGTCGCTTATCGGCCTCTCGGCTATTCCAATCCCCGCTGTTATGACGAAGATTCCTATCCCGTCCTCAACAACTTTGGTGTCGCCCGTAACTATCGGCACCGGAACCTCTTTAGCCGTCTCGTCCATTGAGCGGAGGATTTTCTTCAGGTCTTCGCCGTCGAAGCCTTCGCCGATTATCATGGAATTGGCCAGAGCGAGCGGTCTGGCCCCCATTACCGCCAAGTCGTTCACGGTTCCGCTGACGGCTAACCTTCCGATGTCTCCGCCGGGGAAGAATAGAGGCCTGACCGTGTGGCCGTCTATTGTAAAGACGAGGTGCTTATCGCCGAAGGGTATAGTTGCACCATCGTCGAGCTGGTCAAGTCCGATTCCACCGGCGGATTTCAGGCTCAGATTTTTGAGTATGACGTCCCTCAGGAGCTCCTCCATTATTTCCCCGCCCGCTCCGTGTTCGAGCTTTATCTTCTCCACCATACTCATTCCCCCAGAAAACCCTTGGATAAGAGGTATTCCCTTGTGAAGTCAAGGAACTCCTCGGCGCGCCTTATTTCTTCGGCGGCTTCCTCCTTTGAGACATTCACCTCAAAGGAATAATCCGCAACCTGTCTTGTTCTAAACGCGAGGTTAATGTACGTGAGGTACTTTCTGGGAACCTCTCCACCCTTGACGAAATCCCTGCCGAAGAGTGCTATCGCCGATGAATGCTTTGAAACCTCTATGCCCTTTGTTCTGAGAAACGCCTCCACGCAGTAGAACATGGTGTAGTAAGCCCGAGACACCGCGAACTCAGGCATGTTCTCTTCGAGTAACTTTTTCGCTGCAAGCAGGCTTTTTTCTGCCTTTTCAAGCATCCTCTTGTACTCCCTGTGGCTCATATCTCCACACCTTCCCTCCTTGCGTTTATGATCAGTGGATCATAGACCATTTCGGGTTTCTCAGGATACGTGATCAGTGAGAAGACTACTCCATACCTTAGCACCAAGTCCGTCATGAGCTCGCCGATTTTCCATTCTTTTTCCCGATCCGGCCATTTCTTCACCACGATCAGAACGTCAACGTCGCTGTCTTCCCTTGCCTCTCCCCTCGCGTATGAGCCGAAGAGTATGACCTCCACCAGGTCATCTCCGAGGATTTCCTCCAGCTTTTCCTTAACCTCGCGGAGGATCTTTCCCAGTTCGTCTCTCTGGATTACCGGCATCAACCACACCCATTTAAATAGTTGTGTTTTTTAGTTAAATCCTTATCTCACAGCATCAAATCCTCCCTCGTCAGGTAGCCCTCAAGGTAAAGCCCCCCGAGAAAGGCTTGACCGACGTTTATTCCGTTGTCGCCGCGCGGGACCTCGTGTGTTGTGTGGAACTTCAGGCCAGCGGCCTCTACTATTTTCCTGACGGTCTTGACTATGAGCTCGTTGTAGGCAACGCCGCCGCTTATTCCGACGTTCTTGACACCGAACTCTCTTGCTCTCTTCACAGCTGTTTCAGCGAAGGCCCTTCCAAGGGCGAGATGTGCCGAGTAGGCTATGTCCGCGGGACTGGCGGTGTCAATGACGTCGAGTGCCTGCGAGAATAGCTCCTCAACCTTTATCAGCTCTCCCTCCACCGGAACCTCAAACTTCAGGTCGTTCTTGCCGCGCATCGCGAAGCTTTCCAGCTTCATTGCCGGCTCGCCCTCGTAGTGGCGCCTGTAGGCAACGTTGAGGAGAACCGAGAGGGCGTCGAGGACCCTGCCGGTTGAGGACGCGTAGCTCGTGTTGACCTCCTTCGCCAGCTGGGTCAGCACGACGTTGAACTCCACCTTTCCATAGCGGAGGCTCTCGATGGCCTTTGGGCAGCATCCCTCTATTATCCCCTCGAGCTCATCTATGCTATAGACCTTGCTCAGAATTCCCATCAGGGCCCTTAGTGGGTAGTAGCTGGCCAGATCTCCGCCCGGGAGCGGGTAGTAGTCTATGTGGGCCAATCTTTCAACGTCCTCGTAGCTCAGGTAGAGAACCTCTCCTCCCCAGGTGTGGCCGTCCGTCCCGTAGCCGACGCCGTCAACGGCTATACCTATCATCTCGTCCAGCTTCCTCTCGGCCAAAACGCTCGCTATGTGTGCGTAGTGGTGCTGCACCTGGAGGAACTCCACGTTTAGCTCGTTTGCCATCTCCATGGCGAGTTTAGTGGTGTTGTAGCTCGGGTGCAGGTCTGAAACGATGAGGTCGAACTCGTTCACGCGGAGAATTCTCTTGAAGTGTTCTATGGCCTTCTCCATGAACTCAAGGACTTCGATCTTCGAGGTATTCCCGATGTACTGGCTGGGGTAGACCTTCCCGTTCTTGGCGACGCCAAAGGCGTTGAGAAGCTCGGCTCCCACTGCTAAACCGCGGTAGTTGAAGGGTATCTCTATGGGTAGCGGCACGAAGCCGCGGGAGCGCCTTATCACCGCCCTTCTCCCGTTGACGAACCTGACGACGCTGTCATCCGCGCGGTTGAGTATCTCCCTGTTGTGGAGGAGGAAGTAGTCGGCAACGTCCTTTAACTCCTCGAAGGCCCGGTCGTTGTCCTTCACCATGGGCATGCCCGGGTAGTTGGCTGAAGTCATGACGTAAACCCTGCTCCTGCTCCAGTGGAAGAGTATGTAATGAGTTCCCGCGTAGGGGAGCATGACGCCTATGGTGTGCAGTCCCGGTGCGAGGTTTTCAGGCAGGGGAAACGGCTCCTTCTTGCGGAGGGTTATTATCGGTCTCCTGTAGGAGGTCAGCTCCTCAAGTTCTTCCCTGCTTAAGAAGGCGAACTCCTCAACCGTTTCGACGTCCTTCGCCATTATCGCGAAGGGCTTGGCTTTCCTAAAGGTTCTCCGCCTCAGCTCCGCGACTGCCTCCTCGTTGGCGGCGTCACAGGCAAGGTGGATTCCGCCTATCCCCTTGATGGCGACGATGTATCCCCTATCTATCAGCTCCGCCGCCCTCTTCAGCGGGTCTCCAATGATTTCCTCTCCGTCGTTCGTGTAGAGCCTGTAAGATGGCCCGCAGACCGGACAGCAGACTGGTTCCGCATGGTAGCGCCTGTTGAGCGGGTCTCGGTACTCGCTCTCGCAGTAGTCGCACATCGGGAACTCTCTCATCGTCGTGTTGATTCTATCGTAGGGGAGGTCTTCGATGATTGTAAACCTGGGTCCGCAGTTGGTGCAGACTATGAATGGGTACATGTAGCGCTTGTCGGTTGGGTCAAATAGCTCTCTCAGACAGTCGTCACATATCGCTATGTCCGGCGGGATTATTGAATCCCCACCCTCCCCGCCCAGGGAGCTCTTCTCGATGTAAAAGCGGTCGAAGCCCTGTGGAGGGAGCTCCTTCTTCTTTATCGTCTCTATCCGCGCGAGTGGGGGAAGCTTCTCCCTGAGGTCTCGCAGAAAAGACTCTATGTCCTCCTCCCTGCCCTCAACGACGATCTCAACGCCGGCATCGCCGAGGTTCTTGACGTAGCCCCTCAGGCTGTGCTCGTGGGCTATCCTGTAGACGAAGGGCCGGAAGCCGACGGCCTGAACGATGCCCTGAACGTGAAGCCTGTAAGCTTTCATTCCTCTCACCGGTTTCTTCTTCGTAATTCGGGCCTTTATAGGTTTCTAAAACCAAAAGTTAAAAACCGGAGAGGAGTTTTCAACCTTTGGTGTCAGAACAAAGCTCCGTACTTGTAGAAGATGCTGCATGTTCCCTCGTAGGAGACCATGCACGGCCCTATTGGACTCCTCGGCGTGCAGGTCTTGCCGAAGTGCGGGCACTGTGGGGGCAGCGCCAGACCGCGAAGGATGGCGCCGCAGATGCAGCCCTTTTCGAGGTCTGGAAGCTCCGGAACCTCTGGATCGTAGTACGTCCTTATCTCGAACTCCTTCCACCCCTTTCTCAGTTCGAGGCCGCTCTTCGGCATTATCCCAAGGGCGCGCCACCTGGCGTCCTTGACTTCGAAGAACTTCTCGATGAGCCTCTGAGCCGTTACGTTGCCCTCGTACTTTACAACCCTCGTGTACTCATTGAGTATCCTGACTTCGCCGTTCTTAACCATCCGTATGAGGAGCAGAATGGCCATCAGCATGTCCACAGGTTCAAAGCCCGCTATGACCTGAGGTATGCCGTAGTCGGTCGTTATGTACTCCCAGCCTTTGACGCCTATTATCGTTGAGACGTGACCCGGATCTATTAGCCCGTGGAAGCGCGTTCCGGCCTTCACGAGGGCCTCAACGGCCGGGGGAGTTAGGCGGTGGACGGAGTATATCTTGAAGTTCTCTAGGCCTTCTTCAACGACGGCGTTCAGCATTCCAGCGGCGGGAGCCGTTGTCGTCTCAAAACCGGGACTGAAGTGGACGACGGTTCTCTCCGGGTTCTCTTTGGCTATCTTGTAGGTGTCGAATATTGAGTAAACAACGCGCACGTCGTAACCCTCGCCCCTCAAATCCGCGAAGCTCCCGAGGGGAGTTGGTATTTTGTACATGTCCCCAAAGGTGGTCAGGATTATCCTGTCTCCCTCCGCGTAGGCCTCCTTCATAATCTCGCGCATCTTGGCGATGTCCTCGACCGGAGTTATGCAGACGGGACAGCCCGGCCCGCTGACTATCTTGACGTTCTCCGGAAGGAGGGAGCGTATCCCGGAGCGGGTTACAGTGTCTTCGTGCGTTCCGCAGACGTGCATGAACCGGAGCTCATCGAGGCCCTTCGCCTCCTCACGTATCTTCCTCACGACCTTCTGGGCCAGCTCCTTGTCCTTGAAGGCGTTCAGGACGTCGGCCACGTTCATCCCTCCAGGGCTCTCTCCACTTCGGCCCATGCTTCGAGTATCTCCAGTGCCCTTTCCTCGTCGAGCCTCTCTATTGCGAAACCCGTGTGAACTATGACGTAGTCCCCGACCCCTACCTCAGGGAGCAGATCGAGGCGAACCTCCCTCCTCACGCCCCCAAAGTCTACAACCGCGGTTTTTCCTGTGATTTCGATTATCCTTCCTGGAATCGCTAGGCACATTTTCTCTCACCTGTGATTAGTTCTCACAGGCCTTTTTAGGGATTTTTTAAACCTCTGGTTTTCAACCGCGGATCTAAAGCATGCTGCACCGAGAAAAGTTTTCAAGGGGAAGCTTCTCAGTGGGACGCCGCTGACTGAAGGTTAGCCATACCTCCGTCTGATCCACTGCTTCCGCATCTCCGGATAGTACACTATGACGGAGGCAGCGACGAATACGAGCGCCGGAAGGGACATCTCAGCGTACCACGCTAGAAACGCCAGCCCGAGAAACAGGTCCTTCAGGGTCTCGCTTCGATTTTCTTCGGCCCTGATGTCCAGGAGGAAGGCGAGGATAAACAGCGCTCCCGCGATGAGATACAGAGTCCTCCAATCCACTCAACCACCTCCAAGGGGCCTGGCTAGCGATTCTGCGAGTGTTTTCGCCCGTTCGATTATTACCTCGCTCGGCTCCTGGAAGAGGCCCAGAACGGCCGGCTGGCAACCGATGAGGACGAACTCCGCGTTGAGGCGCGTCTTCAGGTAGCCCACCAGAACCTTGAGCGGCAGGCTGTGGGTCGAGACCGCCTCTCCGAGCGTTCCTTCTGGGTCGGCGAGTATGACTTCACCGTGCTCCCCGCCGAAGTCAACTGCATCAACGAAGACCACCAGATCCGGCTCGAATTTTGTTATCTTCCCGGTGTAGCTCTCCGGAACCTCCCCGCAGTTGAGGATGAGAACGTTTGGGCTTTTCACCAGCTCCTTCAGCCTCTCGGCAACGAGGACGCCGAATGCATCGTCACCCCTAACCTCGTTCCCTATTCCGCAGACGACGACACGTTTCGCCTTTCTGAGGAGTTCGGAGAGTTTCATAAATTTATTCCCCCAGCCGTCGAATGATAAAATCCAGAACCTGTTTTGCAGTTTTTATTGCTTCCTCTGCTAGTTCTTTTGGCACAGGGTAGTAACCAGGATATCTAACCTCAACGGCAAAGTCCGAGAGGTAATGAGCTCCTAAGTTGTAGAGTTCTTCAAAAGAGGGGTCTATCTCTTTACATTTCTCAATAAGGTAAGCTATCTCATGAGTTCTTACCAGCGGTTTGTTGTTTTTGAGAAGGAATGCCTTTAGAAACTTTTCAACGGCCTGTTGGGCATGAAATGCAGCATAGTCAGGAATATCATTCTCCAATGCGAGTTCGGCTAACCTGAGGTCGTCTTCTCCCTTTCGTATCCAATCGAGATAACTCATACTGGGATACCCTCCCTAATGGCATAGTAGTATATGTACTCCTTAGAGTCCCTAAGCCTTTCAAGCTCCTCCTTGGATACAACGAGGATGTCCATGGCTAGGCCCTTCTTCGCAAGTCTTTTCCTTATTTCCCCGGTAAGATGCACTCTTTTTCTCCATTTCACTTGGTTCTCCGTGACGAGCAGAATGTCCCAGTCGCTGCCTTCTCTGGAGGTGCCCTTGGCCCTCGACCCAAAGAGTATTATCTCAACTACATTAACTCCCTGTTCCCTGCAGACGTTGATTACTGTGTCATGAATCAGCTTTCGCACTTCCATGCTTTCACCCATTAAGCCTTTGCAATGAAGAAAAGAAAAACCCTTCGCTAAATCTTCTCCGCGACTTTCCTTATCTTCTCCGCGAACTCGGTCTTCAGGAGCTCTTCAACGTTCCCAATCTTGGATTCGAGGTCCGGATAAAAGGGTATTCCGGCAAGGTATGGGACGTTGTAGCGCTCCGCGAGCTTTTTAACATCCTTTTCGTCGAGTTGCCCCGGACGGAGAACCATGTTCTCGACGACTCCTATGATTCTGTGCTCCCTCTCCCTGAGCAGGGTCAAAAGCTTCTCAACAACGTTCATGGAGAGCTTTGACGGCGTTGCAACGACGAGGAACTCGCCCCTCTTGAGGAACCTCAGCACGTCGAGGAACTGGTCGCCGAGGCCGGGGGGCATGTCTATGATGAGGTAGTCCAGCTCGTCCCAGCGCGTTATGGCGAGGAGCTCGATGAGGGCATCGCTTATCTCCATGCCCCTCATGGGTGTGGGTTTGTCCTCGGAGTAGTAGACGATGCTCATGAACTTTATTCCGTGAACCGTCGGCGGGATTACACCGTACTCCTCCTCGGGGAACTCCTTGGGCTCGAAGCCGAGAATCACGTGGTCGCTCGCGCCGTGGAAGTCGAGGTCAAGCAGTCCAACCTTGTAACCCTTCTCCGCCAGAACAAGGGCGAGGGTTGTTGAGACGAGCGACTTTCCAACGCCGCCCTTCCCGCTGACGACGGGGATTATGCGCTTCACCTTTTCAAGCCTGCCCTCTATGCCCTTGACGCGGGGGTCTATGCTTATCATGCCTCTCCCTCCTTCTCGATCTTTATGCCGCTTATGTAAACTCCCCTACCCTGGACGACCTCGAAGTCCCTGCTACCGCACTTCGGACAGGCGAGGAAGGCGTGAACAACTTCGGGGATGAAGTGTATGTCCTCCTTTATGCGCTCGTCGAAGTTTCCTTTGACCTCCTTCAGCTTCCACTCGTGACCGCAGTTGCGGCACTTAAAAACCGCCTCTTCCTCGATGAACTCTATCTCTGCCCCCTCTCCTATCGTCCCCTTGAGGAGCTCCTTCATTGCGAACTCGACTATCTCGGCGTTGACGTCCTGGAGTTCGCCGAGAACGACCTGGATCGCGAGGAGCTTTGACGCGCCTTCCCTTTCAGCGTAATCTAAGGCAGTTCTAACTATACCA belongs to Thermococcus camini and includes:
- a CDS encoding potassium channel family protein — translated: MCEYTYENGQRCRLKPIEGSAYCPLHIPYDEGEKLLGNEIKRVKEETFLKRLKAGQTYFEGVYLYDVKISDFKAEKPIVFKNSQIRTVLFDGLNVPGVTVYNSTVGRLVVFESRMGTFTVHGSRVFGLNLLRVSFSNSVYIRNSSVRYVMINSTEYTGKGEEGEREYGEKRTATGRIELSGLNEVRRIGINVRYPLLRKILEEHGVKPSESRERAVKATALVLRDIDFDQSARFKRQVRLSIRRFHGNLVLENLNVFGHAEVLGSWLRNPEFVHTRVMGNLIFRKVSFHGDFAWNSTVLPNIPVELSVEGFVEVEDCKFNSHRAAEVLYRLARISWERNGDFERADRYYYLEMVAKRNSRLSGRRKGVKRLFMRMESAFEWLFADLTCKYGTDWKRPILIWLGAVNVFFPVLFFLTKSVEGLSGSMGFLDYEYFSVVTATTLGYGDYHPIGVGRVIASVEALFGMFMWAVFLTVFARKYMR
- a CDS encoding ATP-NAD kinase family protein, giving the protein MRIGLIINPIAGMGGRVALKGTDGVVEEAIQRGAKPIAADVARLFLHELNNYAEGRGVEFLTGPDGLGEEVLAEFDFPYEVIRHRDVRYREVLGVRIPDTDSEDTKELVKRMLDQVELIVFAGGDGTARDVFSVARRKVPILGVPTGVKMFSGVFAASPEDAARLVAEFLKGNAELVERDVMDLDENAFRHDEVRPKHYGKALTPYAELLLQGAKEPTKTDEAEDVDAIIEALAEELEDGIYFLGAGSTLKKLKDLLGINGTLLGVDIVEIKNGEARLLVKDAAEKDLLRFAGENTRIVVTVIGGLGFLFGRGNQQFSAEVLRRIPKENIIVVATPSKLRNGFVRVYTGNKEVDDKLRGYIRVRVGPWMERMVRVI
- a CDS encoding aminotransferase class V-fold PLP-dependent enzyme; this translates as MRIPEDVRKDIPLTGEVIYFDNTATSLTPRPVVEAMDEYYLRYRANVHRGIHRLSQMATHRYEESRKIVADFLNARFEEIVFTKNTSESLNLVALGLEHLFKPGDKIVTTPYEHHSDLLPWQRLAKKLGLKLEFIEGDNEGNLDLSDAERKIRGAKLVAVQHVSNALGVIHEVEELGKMAKEEGAIFVVDAAQSAGHMEVDVRKMNADFLGLSGHKGPMGPTGIGVLYISEEFFDTFEPPLIGGGTIEDVELDSYKLTEPPERFEAGTPNIGGAIGLAAGIRYIERIGLDRIERQEHKLVKRITEGLDELGVPWYGPRNLKKHAGVVSFNVPGLHPHDVAAILDENNIMVRSGHHCALPVMKKLGINGTVRASFHVYNSIEEVETFLGVMEELVRSLK
- the hypE gene encoding hydrogenase expression/formation protein HypE; translation: MVEKIKLEHGAGGEIMEELLRDVILKNLSLKSAGGIGLDQLDDGATIPFGDKHLVFTIDGHTVRPLFFPGGDIGRLAVSGTVNDLAVMGARPLALANSMIIGEGFDGEDLKKILRSMDETAKEVPVPIVTGDTKVVEDGIGIFVITAGIGIAERPISDAGAKVGDLVLISGTVGDHGIALMSHREGIAFETQLESDVAPIWEVVEAVAKAIGWENIHAMKDPTRGGLSNALNEMAKKANVGILIREADVPVRPEVRAASDMLGISPFDVANEGKVVIIVAREHAEEALEAMRSTERGKNAAIIGEVIGDYRGKVLVKTGIGGKRFLEPPAGDPVPRVC
- a CDS encoding HEPN domain-containing protein, whose translation is MSHREYKRMLEKAEKSLLAAKKLLEENMPEFAVSRAYYTMFYCVEAFLRTKGIEVSKHSSAIALFGRDFVKGGEVPRKYLTYINLAFRTRQVADYSFEVNVSKEEAAEEIRRAEEFLDFTREYLLSKGFLGE
- a CDS encoding nucleotidyltransferase domain-containing protein → MPVIQRDELGKILREVKEKLEEILGDDLVEVILFGSYARGEAREDSDVDVLIVVKKWPDREKEWKIGELMTDLVLRYGVVFSLITYPEKPEMVYDPLIINARREGVEI